The Impatiens glandulifera chromosome 3, dImpGla2.1, whole genome shotgun sequence genome contains a region encoding:
- the LOC124932542 gene encoding cyclic dof factor 1-like: MKDQAIKLFGKEIPLPPPPPPVVSNISADDGLEVTQEEEDDEQLEEVEKDPPPAETKETPSPDSGENPMEDDEEDDDEEEEGAAAKPSDADDDRTGTDDKPLKKPDKILPCPRCKSMDTKFCYYNNYNVNQPRHFCKSCQRYWTSGGTMRNVPVGAGRRKNKTVAAVSNCRQITISDALQAAQMGIVHHNGFNPNGTVLSFGPEPMGSVLTLPGTINKDDTISNSNSIDEGAVAAVGMHHPPIPYLAGVPWPSYPLPAFYPNGLQAMPIVPTPFWNCSFPNSWAIPPWLSPPPPYTPPTSLGKHSREGELIKDSEPSIVIPKTLRIDDPDEAARSSIWTTLGIKHDSIKRGSLFKGFESKDGEKKKNETVETAPETSPAMMANPAALGRSVRLQEGF; the protein is encoded by the exons ATGAAGGATCAAGCTATCAAGCTCTTCGGAAAGGAGATACCTTTACCGCCCCCGCCGCCGCCGGTGGTCAGCAACATATCTGCCGACGACGGATTAGAAGTtacacaagaagaagaagatgatgaacaGTTGGAAGAAGTTGAAAAG GATCCGCCGCCAGCTGAGACCAAGGAGACTCCATCCCCTGATTCCGGTGAGAACCCTAtggaagatgatgaagaagatgatgatgaagaagaagaaggtgctGCGGCGAAACCTTCCGATGCTGATGATGACCGGACGGGGACTGATGATAAGCCGTTAAAGAAACCGGATAAGATTCTTCCATGCCCGCGTTGTAAAAGTATGGATACAAAGTTCTGTTACTACAACAATTACAACGTTAATCAACCTAGACATTTCTGCAAGAGTTGTCAAAGGTACTGGACTTCTGGTGGAACCATGAGGAATGTCCCTGTCGGCGCCGGCCGCCGTAAAAACAAGACTGTCGCGGCGGTTTCCAACTGTCGCCAGATAACAATCTCTGACGCCCTTCAGGCTGCTCAAATGGGTATTGTTCATCACAATGGATTCAACCCTAATGGAACAGTTCTATCCTTTGGTCCGGAACCAATGGGATCTGTCTTGACCCTCCCTGGCACAATTAATAAAGATGAtacaatttcaaattcaaattcaatcgATGAAGGGGCGGTGGCTGCGGTGGGGATGCACCATCCTCCAATCCCATATCTTGCAGGAGTTCCATGGCCATCTTACCCATTACCTGCGTTTTACCCGAATGGATTACAGGCCATGCCAATTGTTCCAACCCCTTTTTGGAATTGCAGTTTTCCAAATTCGTGGGCAATCCCACCCTGGTtatctccaccaccaccatacACACCACCAACTTCTCTAGGAAAACATTCAAGGGAAGGGGAATTGATCAAAGATTCAGAACCTTCCATTGTTATACCGAAAACACTTAGAATTGATGACCCTGATGAAGCGGCTAGAAGTTCAATATGGACAACATTagggatcaaacatgattccaTCAAAAGGGGAAGTCTTTTCAAGGGATTTGAATCTAAGGATggcgagaagaagaagaatgaaacTGTTGAAACAGCACCTGAAACATCTCCAGCCATGATGGCTAATCCTGCAGCCTTAGGTAGATCAGTTAGATTACAGGAAGGTTTCTGA